TGCCGCGGTGGGCGGGCTCGGTGAACATGGAGAGGAGGTACGGGCGCTTGCCGCTTGGGCCGCCGGGGTAGGGTTGGATCTGCTGCACCCAGAGGCATCCGCTTGCGGCGGGCGTTCCGTCGGGCGCCTGCGCGATCCATCCGACAAGCGTGCGGTCGCGAAGGCGCGCTCTTGCCCATCGGGCGTACACGGGGTCCGCTTCGTCGAGCTCGCGCGGCGTTCCGTGGCCGATCTCCTTCCACATGCCGCGGCGGTGCCGCACGAGGAGGGGAATGTCGGCAAGCGTGGCGGCGCGAAGGCGGTAGCGGGGCACGCGGCAGCAAGCGACGGTCCCCCAAATCGTTTTATCCCCCGCGCGCGCCTGCGGCTCGCATGCTCTCCGGCCCTTGCCTTGTCCTTGGCGACGACGTGAACACGGACGTCATCGCGCCCGGACAGTACCTCACGCTGTGGGACGAGCTTGGAAAGCACGTCTTCGAGGGACTGGGCAAGGACCATCCGGCGCTTGCCGCC
This Candidatus Thermoplasmatota archaeon DNA region includes the following protein-coding sequences:
- a CDS encoding GNAT family N-acetyltransferase, producing the protein MPRYRLRAATLADIPLLVRHRRGMWKEIGHGTPRELDEADPVYARWARARLRDRTLVGWIAQAPDGTPAASGCLWVQQIQPYPGGPSGKRPYLLSMFTEPAHRGNGLAARIVREAVRWTRRHGHPAIALHAAPMGKRIYERLGFERTWEMRLRLDKPAAGARKRRPSSRRVHAPARARSRR